CGGCGGGGGCCATGGCGCTCAGCGAGCGGATCCTGCTCTTTCACGACTGTCCTCCCCAGGGTGCCGGAGACGCCGAACTGCTGGAGACGGGACTGGGACTGGTGGAGGACGTGGTCCCCTTGCCCCAGGCCCGCCAGCGGCTGCTTCTCGACGACAGCCAGCGCGTCGGACGGCTGGCCAAACGCATGAAACCGGCCCTGTGCGTCACCCTCGACGAGGGCAGCTTCATCCATTGGCGCGGCGGACGCCTGCTGGCCGCCCGTCGCTCCCTGCGCCTCACCAGCCAGGGCAAACTCCGCCCGCTCAACCCCTCATGAATCCCTTACTCCTGCAACTCAGACGGCTCAATAAGCGAGGGGACGAGAAAGCCCTGGACGAGTTCTTCCAGTCCCATCAATTTCCCATCGTTGAAGAGGACGGGGTCACGTTCGTCTACCGCGGCGAGGCCGATGACGTTTATTTGCAGCACTGGGTCTACGGTTTGCCTTCCTACCAGCGTTTCCACGCGCTGGACGACGACTCGGACCTGTGGCACCTGCACCTGGAACTGCCCAAGGGTTCACGTATCGAGTACAAGTTCAACGTCGTCTCCGAGGGCAAGGAGCGGCTGATCGAAGATCCGCTCAACGATCTCAAGGCCTACGATCCTTTCGGCGCGAACTCGGTCTGCCGCGCCTACGGCTACACGCCTCCCGAGTGGACTCAGCCCGACCCCGACGCCCGTCCCGGCGCCATCGACGACATCTCGATGCACAGCAAGATCTTCGCTTCCGACCGGCGCTTCAGGCTCTACCTGCCCGCCCGCTACCGGCGCAGCCGCAACTATCCGCTGCTGATCGTCCACGACGGGAACGACTACCTCAACTTCGCCTCCCTCCAGACGGTGCTCGACAACCTCATCCACCGGCTGGAGATTCCGCCCCTGATCGCGGCGCTGACTCATTCGTCCGACCGCCTCGTCGAATACGCCGCCGATCTCCGTCACGCCGACCACCTGGCCCATGAACTGCTGCCCTACCTGGAAAAGCGTCTCCCCCTGGTGCGCCGCCCTGAAGGCCGGGGACTGATGGGAGCCAGCTTCGGCGCCGTGGCCGCTCTCCACGCCGCCTGGACCCATCCCGACACCTACGGCCGCCTCTTGCTGCAGTCGGGTTCCTTCGCCTTCACCGACATCGGACAGCACTGGCGCGGCCCCGTCTTCGATCCGGTGGTGAGGTTCATGAACAGCTTCCGCAAGAATCCCGGCAAGCCGGCCGAGAAGATCTTCATCTCCTGCGGCAGATACGAGTCGCTCATCTACGAGAACCGCTCCCTTGTTCCGCTCCTGCAGGAAAACCGCCTCATGCAGGTGCGCTACCGCGAGGCCCGCGACGGCCACAACTGGGAAAATTGGCGCGACCGCCTGCGCGACGGCCTCTCCTGGCTCTTTCCCGGCCCCCTCTGGATGGTCTACGAATGAGGCATGCATGGCACGGCGTCGAAAACGGACTCCGGGCTCGCTGAAGGCGAGCGATTCGACTAGCCCTCGATTAGCATTAGCCCAGGGTGCAGCACCGTCTCGAGGCTCAAGTCCGGGCTCGCTGAAGGCGAGCGATTCGCCCCCCCCAAAGCTGCGCGGCCAAGCAGCCACAGTGTTCAAGCCGAGTCCGGGCTCGCTGAAGGCGAGCGATTCGCCCCTCCTTCGCCAAAGCTGCGAGGCCAAGCAGCCGCAGTGTTCAAGCCGACTCCGGGCTCGCTGAAGGCGAGCGATTCGCCAGCCCAGGGTGGAGTCCGCTGCAAGCGGAGCGCGGCAAGGACGGAACCCTGGGTTTCGCATTCTTAGACAACAAAACGCTGAAAGCGTGAGATAAAAATTCAGGTTGCTGGCGGTTCTCCAAACCTCGCCCCAAGCGACTTTGGACATCGGAGCCGCGAGTATCCTAAAATACTGAGTCCGCAACAGTCAGGAGGACTCTTTGGCTCAAGTCACTCGACGGATCGGGCTCTCGCTGGGAGCCGACATATGCTGGCCCATTTGCTATGAGGAGGTGGTGAAGCGCCTCAAGCTTTCCATTCCTCAGGGAGACGACGTCGTCGATTTCGAGGTCGAGCGGCTGACCATCGAACCCTTCAAATTGCGCCAGCCCTGCCGGTACGATCTGGTCATCGACCGGCTCACCCACTGGTACCATGTCAGCCGGGAGTGGATTAAGAAGGCGGTCATCATGGATGACCTCTACGTCTTCAACAATCCCTGGGCCTTGCAATCGATGGAAAAGCAGACCACCTACTGCGCCATGATGCGGCTGGGACTGCCTATTCCCGAGACCTGGCTGATTCCTCCCAAGAGCTACGAGCCCAAGGACGACCTCGAGCCCACCTTGCAGCGCTACGCCCGCCTCTTCGACCTGGGACAGGTGGGACGCGAACTGGGTTACCCGCTCTTCATGAAGCCCTACGACGGGGGCGGATGGAGGGGCGTCAGCAAGATCGACGACGAAGAGGCCCTCAAGTCGGCTTACGACGACAGCGGCACGCTGGTCATGCACCTGCAAAAGGCCGTCCTGCCCTACGACTTCTTCGTTCGCTGCGTGGGGTTGGGTCCCCAACTGCGCATCGTCAACTACGATCCCTCGGCCCCGCTGCACGGCCGCTACCGGCTGGAGCGCGACTTCCTGCCCCCCGAGGACGCCCAATTGCTGCGCGACATCACCCTCACCATCAACAGCTTCTTCGGATGGGACTTCAACTCCTGCGAGGCCCTCTACGCCGGGGGCGACTGGCATCCCATCGACTTCGCCAACGCCTGTCCCGACTCGCAGGTCACCTCGCTGCACTACCACTTCCCCTGGCTGGTCAAGGCCAATGTCCGCTGGTCGGTCTTCTGCGCCGCCACCGAGCGCCGCATGCGCAAGACCCTTGACTGGGACCCCTACTTCGCCATCGCCGACCTCGACCTGCCCTACCGAGAACGCGTCCGCCGCTATGCCGACCTGGCCCGCCAGACTTTCGAGGAGGAACGTTTCCAGGAGTTTTGCGATCAGCACCTGGGTCACCTCGACGAAGTGGCCTATGAGTTTTTCGCCAGCGACACGGCCCGCGAGGCCGTGCGCAAGAAAGTGGCCGCCCTCTACCCCGAGCACGAGATCGACGAATTCACCGAACGCTTCTGGCAGTTGATCCAAAAGTGGCGCGAGGAGGAGGGGCGTCCATGAAGGACACTTCGGTCTGGCATTCCGACCGCATCCACCGCGAAATCCGTCTGGTGCGCTGGGGGCACTACGGCACCCCCGTGATGATCTTTCCCACCGCCGGGGGCGACGCCGAGGAAATCGAGCGCTTTCACCTCATCGGCGCCCTGCGCCATCTTATCGACGAGGGACGCGTTAAGGTCTACTCCACCGACAGCATCGCCGGACGCGCCTGGCTGGAAGGCTATCCGCCCCAGCATTGTTCCTGGCTGCAAACGGCCTGGGACGCCGCCATCTACCACGAAATCGTCCCGGCCATCCAGACCGACTGCAAATCGCCCGGAATCGAGATCATCTCCGCCGGAGCCTCCATCGGGGCCTTCAGCGCCGTGGCCGCCCTCTGCCGCCATCCCGACGCCTTCAAGCTGGCCATCGGAATGAGCGGCACCTACGACCTCGAAAAGTACACGCGCGGACACATGAACCACGACTTCTACTTCTCTTCGCCCCTCCACTACCTGCCCAACCTCCAGGACGGCCCTCAACTGCGTCTCTTGCAGCGGCGTTTCGTGGTCATGCCCTACGGCGGCGGACGCTGGGAAGATCCTCAGGAAACCTGGCGCATGGCCCACGTCCTGGGCGCCCGCTCCATCCCCAACCGCGTCGATCCCTGGGGCCCCGACTACGACCACGACTGGCCCACCTGGCGCACCATGCTCCCCCAATACCTGGGCGAGTTTGCCTAGGCGACCGTCGATAAGCCGTATAGAGCACACGGAAGCCATCACCTTGGGTGGTGCCATATATGGGAAACTGACGGCATGGTCAAGACGACTTTGTATAGATAAGACGACTTTGGTTCGACTCAAGGAACTCAGCAAGAGGGCGGTGGGGCCGTCAGCAGTCTTCACTGATCCGCGAGGCACTCGCCCTTTACCTGGAAAGGAATGACCGGTGGCCCGAGCCTAAGGGCGTAGGAGCATATTCGAGCGGCCGCGGCGATATCTCGGAAAGAGCTGAGGAACTCCCTGGGCCGCTACATCAGAAAGGGTCTGCCGGCCTCAGTAAAGCCTTGTCGTCTAACTCCTGGGCCAGCGCACGGTCATCTTCTTGCTTTCCAGTTTTGATACCCTCTTGGAAGCAGCCGATGGCTGGGGTTACGCTCTTGCCGAGCCTACCGCCCGGACCTAGGGCATTCGAGGTCTCCGGCCGCAATGTCGGGATCGTTAAGATGACGAAACCTCAATGTAAGAGCGCGAGCGAGGAAGGCATGATGGAGAGCGGGGGCCCGTTGGGTGAGGGCCGGTTCAAGGTCGGAAACTGGGAAGTCGATCCGCGGTCCAATTCTCTTAGGCTGGGTGAGCGCTGCCAGCGGGTGGAGCCCCGCGTCATGGAAGTGCTCTGCTGCTTGGCCGAGAAGGCGGGCCGCGCCGTTACCCGCACCGAGATTCTTGAGCGCGTTTGGCCGCAGGTGACCGTCAGCGAAGACTCCCTCAACACCGCCGTCTCCAAGCTGCGCCGCATTCTCAGTCAGGATCCGGCGGAAGGTGAATATCTCGAGACTCTTCCCAAGGTCGGATACCGGCTATTGGCTCCGGTTGAGCAGTCAGGTCCGTCCGCCCCTCCATTCTGGAAGAGCTCAAAGGCCAGGCCATGGATCGTAGCTCTCCTGGGCGCAGCCGCTGCCGCTTTGGCCATCACCCTGCTCCCCTGGGCTGCTGAGCCTTCAATGCTTCGGCGAACTGCTTCTTTCCACATAACCCCCTTGACTACCTTCGAAGGACTGGAAGTCGATCCCGCCTATGGACCTGGAGATCGCATCGCTTTTGCCTGGAATGGCCCTGAGCAAGACAACTTCGACCTCTACCTCATCCAGCCAGGCGAAGGAGTGGCTCGACGGCTGACCCGGAATCCGTCCGCCGATCAGGAGCCGACTTGGGCGCCCGACGGGAGCCGTTTGGCCTACCTGAGCCTCTCGACCGAGGGATGCCAGATCCGGCTGGTATCGGCATTGGGCGGCCAGGACCGCAAGCTTGCAGATTGCCTGAACCCGGACAGCGACGGCTTGCACTGGAGAAGAGACGGAAAGGGCCTGCTGTTGTCGGAACGACCTGGCCCGAATCTTCCATTTCGGATTTATCCGCTGACTCTGGAGGGCCGGCGCGGCCCGCCGCTGACTTCTCCTCCTGAGTCCTGGCTGGGAGACTTCTCGGGTACTCTTTCGCCCGACGGGCGCTGGCTCGCCTTCCTGCGGAGTCCCACCCTGGGAGTCGAAGACATCTGGATTCAGCCGCTGCCGGAAGGTCCAGCCCGGCGACTGACCGGGGACGGACTCAAGATCCATGGATTGGACTGGAGCCGCGGGGGAGACTCCATCCTATTCTCTTCCAACCGCGGCGGCCTCTTTTCCCTGTGGTCTTATTCCCTCAGCCAGGATTCCATTCACCTGGTGACAGGCGCTGGTCAGGACCTGGATTCTCCCTCGGCTTCGCCCGACTCCGATCAGTTCGCTTACCTGGCCTGGACCAGCAGGGCCGACATCGAGCGCCTGGATCTGAGCGAGCCCCGTTCCGAAGGGCGAGCAATAGCCCGCTCAACCCGCTGGGATTGGAGTCCGGCCCTTTCACCCGACGGCCAACGCCTGGCCTTCGTCTCCGATCGCTCAGGGCATCCCGAAGTTTGGCTTTCCCGCGCCGACGGTGATGCACCGCGGCGCCTGACCGACCTCGGGGGCCCATTCATCGATGCCCTGGCCTGGTCGCCGGACGGCCTCCACCTGGCTTTCGAGACTCGCGGCCCGGACGGCCCCTCTGTACTCGTGCTGCAGATAGACGGGGGCTCTCCGAGCCGGCTCGGACAAAGCAGCCAACGGCAGGCCTATCCCAGTTGGTCGCACGATGGAGAACGGCTTTACTTTGCCTCGGAGCAAAACGGCAGTTGGCAGATCTATTCCCTTGTCTTCCCAGGAGGCTCGCCGGTTCAGGTGACGCAGGATGGAGGACTGACGTCGCGGCCTTCCAGCGACGGCAAGTGGCTCTACTTCACACGTCGGGGCCGGCCCGGCATCTGGCGCATGCCCTCCAGCGGAGGTCCCTCCCATCTGATCGTTTCCGATTTCCCGGTATCCGAGCGCAGCAACTGGGCGCTGGCGGGGGAATGGCTCTTTTTTGTGCAGCGCCCCCCGGGCGGAGCGCAAACCCGTTTGATGCGGCTCGACTTAAAAAGCGGCGAGAGAGTTGAAGCGGCCCTCTTGCCGCGGATGGCTCCCCACTCGGCCCTGGCGCTCTCGGCGGACGCACGATTCGCCTACCTTTCGACGATCGTTTCCCTGCAAAGCGACATCATGCTGTTAGGCGGCCTGGAAGCGGCTCCCTCGACCGAGTGAAGGGTGGTCCGGCTCTCGATTCATCGCCTGAAGAAGACCGTTAGCTTTCCGCCAGGATAACTCCAGCCCTTATTCCGAACCTGCGTACGGCGCAGGGCGTCAACGGGCACCATGTCGCAAGCGGAAAATCATGGAAAGTCCTCTCTGGCCGCCTCGGGTGGGACCAAGGCGCGGTCGGCTAACCTGGGCCTTTTGCTGATGCGGCTGACCTTTGGACTCTCAATGGCCTTGACTCACGGGCTAGGCACTCTGAGGGGCTTTATCAGCGGCGTTGATCAGTTCCCCGATCCCTTGGGTCTGGGCCCTTCCTTGTCGATGGGTCTGATGGCTTTTGCGGAGTTCTTCTGCGCAATGGCGGTCGCCCTGGGTTTGGCCACACGGCTTGCTTGTCTACCCCTGATGACCGGCCTCGGGGTTGCTTTCTTCCTGTTCCATAGCGGCGACCCCTTCAGCCGCAAGGAACTGGCTTTCCTCTATCTGGCCGCCTTTACCACTTTGGCTCTGACGGGTCCTGGGCATTGGGCCATCGATACCTGGCTCCGCCGGTTGAAAGGGAAGAAAGACTCATGAAACAAATCCGAGTGGCTGGACTCACGTTCCTGGCTGCCCTGTGCCTGTGGCACTGCACCGCCGACACCGCCAACTCACGGCCCCAGACTTCTGTCGTTTCAACCGAAGCCAGCTATCGCGCCGCCCACGAGATCGTCTTGCGAGCCAGCGATGCTCTGGCAGACGAGGAGGGTCAGTTGCCCAGCTTTGCAGTCCTGGGAAAGGGACGGCTCAACTTGGCCGCTCAATTCCAGGGAACCGCGACCGAAGGTGACACTTGGGTCGAATACGAGGAATCGCTGGCCTACCTGAGCGATCGGGGATGGTCGGGCTATTCGCAAGAGTACCAGCGGCCTGACGGCAGCCGGGAGTCGCTGCGCTTTGTCTACATCCCTCCCGACGAGATGCGCCTGGTGCACCTGGTCGACAAGTTCGCCATCCATCTTGCCGGGGCCGGCTTCGCTCATGACCGAAGGCGGGTGGCCCGCATGATGCCTCCCTTTCTTCTGCGTGGGGCAATGGACCAGCGGTCGGCTCTGCGTTATCTGGGCAGCCGCCGCGGCGGTCAGGGCCCGGTGGACCTGGTCACGCTGCCTCTGGACGGCGAAACCGTGACTCTGCTCTTCGATCAGCATCAAGGCCATCTGAGCGGCCTGGAGTACCTGGCGGACGTCCCTTTGCTCGGCGACACGCTAATATCCTGGGAGTTCCTTGACTGGTCGGATACGGACGAACTGCGGCATCCCGCAGGCTACCGCATCCGGGTCGGCGACAGGATGCTGAAAGAAGTCCGCTACCAGAGTGTCACTACCACGAATGTGGAGCAGGCGCCCGTATTTCAGGTGCCGGCTGAGATCCCGGTTCCCTCCGAACCTCGGCGCATCGAGCCGCGCTCCGGCTCCCTACAACCTCGGCCTTCACCGCGTGAGGTCGCTCCGGGCGTCTACTTTGTGCCCAATCTGCGCACCGGGTTCCACGTCATGTTTGTCGATCTGGGAGAAGAGATCGCCGCTTTCGAGGCTCCCACCGGATGGCTGGAACTCCATCAGTTGCCGGCATCGGACTTCGTAGCAGGGGCCAGCAGCGGGTCTGTCTCCCGCCAGTACATCGACCTGATACGGGAAGCCGTGCCCGGCAAGCCCATTCGTTACTTGGTCCTGAGCCATCATCATGGCGATCATGCAGGCGGACTGCGGGAATTTCTGGCGGCCGGAGCGACGATCGTTACGGCAGCGGATCTGTCGGGCATCGTCCGCAGGGCTCTGCAAAGGCCCCATACCCTGGATCCAGGGGCTCCTGAGCTGACCGCTTCTGATCTGAGACTGGAAGAATTCTCGGCCAGCCGGATGCTCGGAGAGGGGCCCAATCGCATTGAGCTTCTCGAGTTCGAGGGCAATTCTCACGCACAGGGCATGGCCGTGATGCACTTGCCCCAACAGGGAATCCTCTATGTGGCCGATCTGGCCTATGCCTGGCCCGCCGCCGGGCGACCGTCGGCCGCGCACCTGGCCCCGACACGAGGTTTGGCCCGGTGGCTCCGCCAGCGGAACCTGCGACCGCAGCGGATCTATACCTCCCATGGGGCCGCCGCCTCCGTCTCTTGGGGGGATCTGGAAAGGGTCCTGTCGGAGGAGGACCTTGCGCCCGCTGGCGAGCAGTAGCATGGTGCTCCAAGACACGAGGTGATAGAGTTTCGGTCCCCGCGGTTGGGTGATCTGGAGGTGCATTCTGGAGTTCGGACTTGAGCATGAACTTCGAGGTAATCGGCGAGATCTCAGAGATCGAAATCATCGCGGTCGGCGGAAGTATCCGCGAGATCATGAGATTGCGCAGAACTACCTGCGCGTTGTCGATGAGTCAGGGGAAGATTACCTCTACCCTGAGAGCTACTTCGTCCAGCTTGATCTGCCGCTCGCCGCCGAACGCGTCTTTAAGGCAGCGCGCTAACCACTGCCGCTCAGCGGGGTGGGGCGGAGGGGTTGGTAGACGCCGATTTTTCCGCCGCCGGGCAAGGTCATGTCGGTCAGCAGACCCCAGCCTCGATCCTTCACCGGGCTGCATTGGACGCCGCGCTCGCCTGCCTTGGCCAGGAAGGCCTCGATGTCGTCGCAGAGCAAGAACAGCTCGTGCCTGCCGCTGGCCTCGGCCGGGTGAAGCGCCACTTCAGAGGGAGGCAGGGCGAAGATCAGCCAGCCGCCGCCCGCATCCACGTGGGGAAGCTGCAGGACATCCCTGAAGAAGGCCCGATCAGCCTCGGCATCCTTGCTGTAGATCACCGCGTGTGCTCCGCTGATCATTGCTCGTCCCTCGGTATGACGATGGGCGTCCCCTCCACCCCGGCATAGAAAACGACGATCTCGGTGGGCTCGTCGCCATCGTTGCTGCCTTGATGCCACTTCTGGAAAACCTCGACGATTGACTCGCCCGCTTTCAGATGCAGCCGCTCACCCTGGTCGGTCACCACCGTCAATTGGCCCTTGAGCACCACCCCGGCGGTGATGACGGGATGCTTGTGCCACGGCAACTTGACCCCGGGCGGAACAACGACTCGCGAGATGGTGATCTCCGGTTGCCCTTGAGGATAGGCCGCCAGCGCCCTGCCGTCCCAGCTTGCCGTGGTCTTGGCCAATTGCAGGACTTCGACTTGCGGCTCCTCCTGGGCACCCAGGGCACAAGCCAGGACCAACGCCGTCAACCACGCCATCAATGCCGTCTTCTTCATTCTTATCCTCCTCGGTTCGTACAAGGCCCTAGAGAAGCATCTCCAGGAAGATCTCGTCGTGATAGCCGTCTTTCAGCTTCACGTGGCGCCGGGCCGTTCCTATGGTACGGAATCCCAGCTTGCGGTAGAAGGCCAGGGCGCGGGCATTTCCGGCCAAGACCTGGATGACCACCTTCTCGTAGCCCTTGCGGCGGGCGAAGCGCAACGACTCCCGGGCCAGCAGCATGGCCGCGCCGCTGCCGCGGGCCCGGGGCAGCAGCCAGGTGCCCAGGGTGGCGACATGGTTTCCTGAGGCGGCGTAGTCCGAGAACAGGTCCAAGGACTGGACACCGACGATCCCCTCAGGTGTTTCCGCCACGAAAAGGGCGCTGCGCTCCCCCAGCGAGGCGATGAAACGGATTTCTTCTTCAACCGAGAAGGGCTGGTCGAAGAGCGTGAATTCGCCTTCGGCGATGACGGCATTCATTACGGCCGCCACAGCCGCCGCGTCCTCTTCGGTCGCCTTCCGGATGTCGACATGCATCTCGCACCGCTCCTCAGGAAGATATCCTGCCACAAGGAACGCCTTCTGGCTGGGTATGGAGCTCAAGACACTAGGATCTCCGCGCGTCAATGGGTTCAGAGGTGTAGAATACCGTTGGAATTTCTCAGCCTTAACGGAGACGCACCTTGAGACGATTGGCCTGGATCGGTCTGAGCTTATTTCTCTTCTTCTCGCTCACCTTCCTGCTTTTCCAGGCGGGGGGATGGATGGCAGAGGAGAATCTGGCCCGCTGGCTGCGCGACGCTCTGGACGAGAAGGGGTTGAGGGGTCTGGCGGGGCCCGTGATTTCGCTCTTGTTGCTGGTGGACCTGGCGCTGCCGATACCGTCTTCGGTGGTGATGACCCTGGCCGGATACTTCCAGGGCATGTGGCTGGGCTTCGTCTTCAATTTTTTGGGAGCGATGGGAGCCGCACTGTCCGGATTCTGGATCTGCAGGCGTTTCGGGCAGGAAGGCTTCGAGGCCGTCATCGGGTCGCAGGAAAGCGTGCGGGTGGAGGAGTTCTTCCGGCGCTACGGAGCCTGGGCCATCGTCCTCAGCCGCTCGGTCCCCATGCTGACCGAAGTGGTGAGCTGCCTGGCCGGACTCAGCCGCATGTCCTACCGCCGCTTCACCGCCCTGACGTCGCTGGGGACGCTTCCCATCTGCCTGATCTATTCCTGGGCTGGAGACGCCGCCGGCGGAGAGGTGCCGATCTTGTGGCTGGTG
The genomic region above belongs to Acidobacteriota bacterium and contains:
- a CDS encoding alpha/beta hydrolase-fold protein, which encodes MNPLLLQLRRLNKRGDEKALDEFFQSHQFPIVEEDGVTFVYRGEADDVYLQHWVYGLPSYQRFHALDDDSDLWHLHLELPKGSRIEYKFNVVSEGKERLIEDPLNDLKAYDPFGANSVCRAYGYTPPEWTQPDPDARPGAIDDISMHSKIFASDRRFRLYLPARYRRSRNYPLLIVHDGNDYLNFASLQTVLDNLIHRLEIPPLIAALTHSSDRLVEYAADLRHADHLAHELLPYLEKRLPLVRRPEGRGLMGASFGAVAALHAAWTHPDTYGRLLLQSGSFAFTDIGQHWRGPVFDPVVRFMNSFRKNPGKPAEKIFISCGRYESLIYENRSLVPLLQENRLMQVRYREARDGHNWENWRDRLRDGLSWLFPGPLWMVYE
- a CDS encoding cupin domain-containing protein — its product is MKKTALMAWLTALVLACALGAQEEPQVEVLQLAKTTASWDGRALAAYPQGQPEITISRVVVPPGVKLPWHKHPVITAGVVLKGQLTVVTDQGERLHLKAGESIVEVFQKWHQGSNDGDEPTEIVVFYAGVEGTPIVIPRDEQ
- a CDS encoding MBL fold metallo-hydrolase → MKQIRVAGLTFLAALCLWHCTADTANSRPQTSVVSTEASYRAAHEIVLRASDALADEEGQLPSFAVLGKGRLNLAAQFQGTATEGDTWVEYEESLAYLSDRGWSGYSQEYQRPDGSRESLRFVYIPPDEMRLVHLVDKFAIHLAGAGFAHDRRRVARMMPPFLLRGAMDQRSALRYLGSRRGGQGPVDLVTLPLDGETVTLLFDQHQGHLSGLEYLADVPLLGDTLISWEFLDWSDTDELRHPAGYRIRVGDRMLKEVRYQSVTTTNVEQAPVFQVPAEIPVPSEPRRIEPRSGSLQPRPSPREVAPGVYFVPNLRTGFHVMFVDLGEEIAAFEAPTGWLELHQLPASDFVAGASSGSVSRQYIDLIREAVPGKPIRYLVLSHHHGDHAGGLREFLAAGATIVTAADLSGIVRRALQRPHTLDPGAPELTASDLRLEEFSASRMLGEGPNRIELLEFEGNSHAQGMAVMHLPQQGILYVADLAYAWPAAGRPSAAHLAPTRGLARWLRQRNLRPQRIYTSHGAAASVSWGDLERVLSEEDLAPAGEQ
- a CDS encoding winged helix-turn-helix domain-containing protein, encoding MMESGGPLGEGRFKVGNWEVDPRSNSLRLGERCQRVEPRVMEVLCCLAEKAGRAVTRTEILERVWPQVTVSEDSLNTAVSKLRRILSQDPAEGEYLETLPKVGYRLLAPVEQSGPSAPPFWKSSKARPWIVALLGAAAAALAITLLPWAAEPSMLRRTASFHITPLTTFEGLEVDPAYGPGDRIAFAWNGPEQDNFDLYLIQPGEGVARRLTRNPSADQEPTWAPDGSRLAYLSLSTEGCQIRLVSALGGQDRKLADCLNPDSDGLHWRRDGKGLLLSERPGPNLPFRIYPLTLEGRRGPPLTSPPESWLGDFSGTLSPDGRWLAFLRSPTLGVEDIWIQPLPEGPARRLTGDGLKIHGLDWSRGGDSILFSSNRGGLFSLWSYSLSQDSIHLVTGAGQDLDSPSASPDSDQFAYLAWTSRADIERLDLSEPRSEGRAIARSTRWDWSPALSPDGQRLAFVSDRSGHPEVWLSRADGDAPRRLTDLGGPFIDALAWSPDGLHLAFETRGPDGPSVLVLQIDGGSPSRLGQSSQRQAYPSWSHDGERLYFASEQNGSWQIYSLVFPGGSPVQVTQDGGLTSRPSSDGKWLYFTRRGRPGIWRMPSSGGPSHLIVSDFPVSERSNWALAGEWLFFVQRPPGGAQTRLMRLDLKSGERVEAALLPRMAPHSALALSADARFAYLSTIVSLQSDIMLLGGLEAAPSTE
- a CDS encoding GNAT family protein; this translates as MHVDIRKATEEDAAAVAAVMNAVIAEGEFTLFDQPFSVEEEIRFIASLGERSALFVAETPEGIVGVQSLDLFSDYAASGNHVATLGTWLLPRARGSGAAMLLARESLRFARRKGYEKVVIQVLAGNARALAFYRKLGFRTIGTARRHVKLKDGYHDEIFLEMLL
- a CDS encoding extradiol dioxygenase; the protein is MISGAHAVIYSKDAEADRAFFRDVLQLPHVDAGGGWLIFALPPSEVALHPAEASGRHELFLLCDDIEAFLAKAGERGVQCSPVKDRGWGLLTDMTLPGGGKIGVYQPLRPTPLSGSG
- a CDS encoding DoxX family protein, which produces MRLTFGLSMALTHGLGTLRGFISGVDQFPDPLGLGPSLSMGLMAFAEFFCAMAVALGLATRLACLPLMTGLGVAFFLFHSGDPFSRKELAFLYLAAFTTLALTGPGHWAIDTWLRRLKGKKDS
- a CDS encoding alpha/beta hydrolase-fold protein, which produces MKDTSVWHSDRIHREIRLVRWGHYGTPVMIFPTAGGDAEEIERFHLIGALRHLIDEGRVKVYSTDSIAGRAWLEGYPPQHCSWLQTAWDAAIYHEIVPAIQTDCKSPGIEIISAGASIGAFSAVAALCRHPDAFKLAIGMSGTYDLEKYTRGHMNHDFYFSSPLHYLPNLQDGPQLRLLQRRFVVMPYGGGRWEDPQETWRMAHVLGARSIPNRVDPWGPDYDHDWPTWRTMLPQYLGEFA